One genomic window of Methanosarcina acetivorans C2A includes the following:
- a CDS encoding DUF2110 family protein, giving the protein MEKVVTLQHIYGKKRDRMAELLKSLVENELKELEVKVEVSITTENWAEFTLEGEDEEVSANLLKSRYGSPANKAELGKVYLGFLQAFTEDAFMVNIGIPVNIEAEELKALGSGKPKQLASRFGMIPHLPVEVEVIEANKEIKARFTKKQLDLWWGWKKASTDRVIINAATRSEIKSAVKKTGHGRDIYEIERLGLLEHAVVCREKTDGPGIVAAIGPLLKSEMGVVIGDSH; this is encoded by the coding sequence ATGGAAAAAGTTGTGACCCTCCAGCATATTTATGGAAAAAAACGGGACAGAATGGCTGAACTCCTGAAAAGCCTGGTTGAGAATGAATTGAAAGAACTTGAAGTAAAGGTTGAGGTATCCATTACCACGGAAAACTGGGCAGAGTTTACCCTTGAGGGGGAAGATGAAGAGGTATCGGCAAATCTCCTGAAATCCAGATACGGAAGTCCTGCAAACAAAGCCGAGCTGGGGAAAGTGTACCTGGGTTTTCTTCAGGCTTTTACGGAGGATGCATTTATGGTCAACATTGGCATCCCTGTGAACATTGAAGCAGAGGAACTTAAAGCTCTGGGAAGCGGAAAGCCAAAACAGCTTGCATCAAGGTTCGGTATGATCCCTCACCTGCCGGTTGAAGTTGAGGTAATTGAGGCTAACAAAGAAATAAAAGCCCGTTTCACCAAAAAACAGCTTGACCTATGGTGGGGCTGGAAAAAAGCAAGTACTGACAGGGTTATCATTAATGCCGCCACCCGTTCGGAAATAAAAAGTGCAGTAAAAAAAACAGGGCACGGCAGGGATATTTACGAAATCGAGCGCCTTGGGCTGCTTGAGCATGCCGTCGTATGCCGTGAAAAAACCGACGGACCCGGAATCGTGGCAGCAATAGGGCCCCTCCTGAAATCCGAAATGGGAGTTGTAATCGGAGACTCTCACTAA
- a CDS encoding V4R domain-containing protein: MAKPETKTEFFYTERGLIAVDSPVKLQILNFLREEPKSFDEIVKCTAKAKSTISVHLNNLRTCELVEENSDPEDRRKKIYSLTSQYMGCSQEPFLEHYRSLLKKVAENGNDRFCFMEALFHVLRFGFEAYGIDNAPVVRMIGRDIGKCLSANFESNTPEALFREIATFMEFHGDCRVSVLMGDSPALQVEDDFKARVMPAIGKPLCVLREGILEGVLKEKLGKECGVLETECYGTGHTRCLFEITI, from the coding sequence ATGGCAAAACCTGAGACCAAAACTGAATTCTTTTATACCGAAAGAGGGCTCATAGCCGTAGACAGCCCTGTTAAACTCCAGATCCTGAATTTTCTCAGGGAAGAGCCAAAATCGTTTGACGAAATTGTTAAATGTACGGCAAAAGCCAAATCAACTATTTCCGTTCATCTCAATAATCTAAGAACATGCGAGCTTGTTGAAGAAAATTCAGACCCCGAAGACCGGCGCAAGAAGATTTACTCCCTGACTTCCCAGTACATGGGCTGCTCTCAGGAGCCTTTTCTGGAGCATTACCGAAGCCTGCTGAAAAAAGTTGCTGAAAACGGAAATGACAGGTTCTGCTTTATGGAAGCCCTTTTTCATGTGCTGCGATTCGGTTTTGAAGCATACGGGATTGATAATGCTCCTGTTGTCAGGATGATCGGAAGAGATATTGGGAAGTGTCTTTCGGCTAATTTTGAATCAAACACTCCTGAAGCCCTGTTCAGGGAAATTGCAACCTTTATGGAATTTCACGGGGACTGCCGGGTCTCGGTCCTCATGGGCGATTCTCCTGCTCTTCAGGTTGAAGACGACTTTAAAGCCAGGGTCATGCCGGCAATAGGAAAACCTCTCTGTGTGCTTAGAGAAGGCATCCTTGAAGGCGTCCTTAAGGAAAAGCTTGGAAAAGAGTGTGGGGTCCTGGAAACCGAGTGTTATGGGACCGGGCACACACGCTGTCTTTTTGAGATTACAATATAA